In a genomic window of Ipomoea triloba cultivar NCNSP0323 chromosome 3, ASM357664v1:
- the LOC116011895 gene encoding U-box domain-containing protein 21-like yields the protein MTFLKKFRKAGRGGRKNKISGLDSLEELSIPTNFICPITLDLMKDPVTLSTGITYDRESIERWLEAGSKTCPVTNQALTTAARDLIIPNHAIRKMIQGWCVENKSHGVERIPTPRIPVSPSQVSDICARMEGAAQRGDDVKCAEFLERIKVWGKESERNKKCIRENGGGGALAACFEIFSGFSGAKHADLLKDLLSVLTWMFPVGEEGRSKLGAKTSLRCMAWFLNGEDLSAIQNALIVLKELLHLDQNYANALLETNQDIPQALFNAVKVPICPSDKTTTKASLTVIYHMITSQPNGKTVISNLLAAGLISVLLEILVDADKNICQTALAVLDGICSTQEGREKACNHPLTMPLLVKKIMRVSEVGTELCISTIWKLCKGEDERAAIEALELGAFQKLLVVLQVGCGEKAKEKATELLKLMNLYKDRVECLDSSTGFKYLKRSY from the coding sequence ATGACTTTTTTGAAGAAGTTTCGCAAAGCGGGGCGTGGTGGCCGGAAAAACAAGATTTCCGGGCTAGATTCACTGGAAGAGCTCAGCATCCCCACGAATTTTATATGTCCAATTACGCTGGACTTGATGAAAGATCCGGTGACATTGTCCACCGGAATCACGTACGACCGGGAGAGCATCGAGCGGTGGCTGGAGGCGGGGAGCAAGACGTGCCCGGTGACGAATCAGGCGTTGACGACGGCGGCGCGTGATCTCATCATACCCAACCACGCCATCCGGAAAATGATCCAAGGGTGGTGCGTGGAGAACAAGTCTCACGGCGTGGAGAGGATCCCGACGCCGAGGATTCCGGTGAGCCCTTCCCAGGTCTCCGATATTTGCGCGAGGATGGAGGGCGCGGCCCAGCGCGGGGATGACGTCAAGTGCGCGGAATTTCTCGAGAGAATTAAGGTTTGGGGGAAAGAGAGTGAGAGAAACAAGAAATGCATTCGGGagaacggcggcggcggcgccttGGCGGCGTGTTTCGAGATCTTCTCCGGATTTTCCGGCGCGAAACACGCGGATTTGTTGAAGGATTTGCTGTCCGTACTAACGTGGATGTTCCCGGTCGGGGAAGAAGGCCGGTCGAAGCTAGGGGCAAAAACGTCATTACGTTGCATGGCATGGTTTTTGAACGGCGAGGATTTATCCGCCATTCAAAACGCACTTATAGTCCTCAAAGAATTACTCCATTTAGACCAAAATTACGCCAACGCCCTACTCGAAACCAACCAAGACATCCCCCAAGCTTTATTCAACGCCGTGAAAGTACCAATCTGCCCTTCCGACAAAACCACCACCAAAGCCTCCCTCACCGTCATCTACCACATGATCACCTCCCAACCCAATGGCAAAACCGTCATTTCAAATCTCCTAGCCGCCGGTCTAATCTCCGTCCTCCTGGAAATCCTAGTCGACGCCGATAAAAACATCTGCCAAACGGCGTTAGCCGTATTAGACGGAATCTGTTCAACTCAAGAAGGGAGGGAGAAGGCTTGCAATCATCCGTTAACGATGCCGTTATTAGTGAAGAAGATCATGAGGGTTTCAGAAGTGGGCACGGAGCTATGCATCTCCACAATATGGAAGCTTTGCAAAGGTGAAGACGAAAGGGCCGCCATTGAAGCGCTGGAATTAGGAGCTTTCCAGAAGCTTCTGGTGGTGCTGCAAGTTGGGTGCGGAGAGAAAGCGAAGGAGAAAGCGACGGAGCTGTTGAAGCTGATGAATCTGTATAAGGATAGAGTTGAATGCTTGGACTCGTCCACCG